From the genome of Nasonia vitripennis strain AsymCx chromosome 1, Nvit_psr_1.1, whole genome shotgun sequence, one region includes:
- the LOC100118463 gene encoding 1,4-alpha-glucan-branching enzyme codes for MGGKWSSMDPMEIPVPDLDKLLDRDPYLKPYEKEIRKRYGLFKDYVDKIESGEKDLNQFSKSYTKFGIHINEDNSVIAKEWAPGAEQVYLTGDFNNWDRTKHPYKKLEFGKWELQLPQNNDGSCPIKHLSEVKIIIRDKSGQLIERLSPWATYVTQSKNLDEGTTFKQRIWYPGPQNVYQPKHPKPKKPESLRIYESHVGIATQEHRVGTYLEFAKNVIPRIKKQGYNAIQLMAVMEHAYYASFGYQVTSFFAASSRFGTPDELKELIDIAHQNGLYVLLDIVHSHASKNTLDGLNMFDGTDACFFHSGSRGQHPLWDSRLFNYGDYEVLRFLLSNLRWYTEEYGFDGYRFDGVTSMLYHSRGLGQGFSGSYDEYFGLNVDVEGIVYLMLANYLLHHYYPEVITIAEDVSGMPGICRPVSEGGIGFDFRLGMAIPDKWIKLLKETPDENWNMGDIVWTLTNRRWMEKTVAYAESHDQALVGDKTIAFWLMDKDMYTHMSVLSSPNPVINRGIALHNIIMLITHALGGEAYLNFIGNEFGHPEWLDFPRVGNNNSYTYARRQWNLADDELLKYKYMGSWDAAVNSLEEKYGWLHSNPAYVSWKHEDDKIIAFERAGLVFVFNFHPSKSFADYPVGVDRAGTYKVILSSDDTEYGGENRIDSKVSHFTKPEPFANRANRMFVYAPCRTAIIYATDC; via the exons ATGGGTGGAAAGTGGTCGAGTATGGATCCTATGGAAATTCCAGTGCCTGATTTAGATAAACTGTTGGACAGGGATCCTTACTTGAAGCCCtatgaaaaagaaataagaaaaag ATATGGACTATTTAAAGACTATGTAGATAAGATAGAGTCAGGAGAGAAGGATCTGAACCAGTTTTCTAAATCATATACAAAATTTGGAATACATATCAATGAAGATAATTCTGTTATTGCGAAAGAATGGGCACCAGGAGCTGAACAAGTTTACTTGACAGGAGACTTCa aTAACTGGGATAGGACAAAACACCCATACAAAAAGTTGGAGTTTGGAAAATGGGAGTTACAGTTACCGCAAAATAATGACGGGAGTTGTCCTATCAAGCATTTATCTGAAGTTAAAATCATTATTAGAGATAAAAGTGGACAGCTAATTGAGAGGCTTAGTCCTTGGGCCACATATGTCACTCAATCTAAAAATCTGGATGAGGGCACAACTTTCAAACAAAGGATCTGGTACCCTGGACCACAAAAT GTGTATCAACCCAAGCATCCAAAGCCAAAGAAACCAGAAAGTCTTCGCATATATGAGAGTCATGTGGGAATTGCAACTCAAGAACACCGTGTAGGCACCTATCTGGAATTTGCTAAAAATGTTATACCTCGTATAAAAAAACAGGGTTACAATGCAATCCAATTAATGGCAGTAATGGAACACGCATATTATGCTTCTTTTGGCTACCAG GTCACTTCGTTTTTTGCTGCATCCTCTCGTTTTGGAACTCCAGACGAATTGAAAGAATTAATAGATATTGCCCATCAAAATGGTCTATATGTTTTACTCGATATTGTTCATTCCCACGCCTCGAAAAATACGCTTGACGGATTAAATATGTTTGATGGAACTGATGCCTGCTTTTTTCATTCGGGAAGTAGAGGTCAGCATCCACTTTGGGACAGTAGATTATTTAATTATGGAGACTATGAAGTATTGAGGTTTTTACTTTCGAATTTGCGATGGTACACTGAAGAATATGGTTTTGATGGTTACAg GTTTGATGGCGTTACTTCTATGCTCTACCATTCTAGAGGTCTTGGGCAAGGATTTAGTGGATCGTATGATGAATATTTTGGGTTGAATGTAGATGTTGAGGGCATTGTTTATCTCATGCTggcaaattatttattgcatcATTATTATCCTGAAGTTATTACTATAGCTGAAGATGTCAGTGGAATGCCCGGAATTTGCag gcCAGTTAGTGAAGGGGGTATTGGTTTCGATTTTCGATTAGGAATGGCTATTCCAGATAAATGGATTAAACTTTTAAAAGAAACCCCTGATGAAAATTGGAATATGGGCGATATTGTTTGGACATTGACTAATCGAAGGTGGATGGAGAAAACAGTAGCCTATGCAGAATCGCATGATCAAGCTCTTGTTGGCGATAAAACTATCGCCTTTTGGCTGATGGACAAAGATATGTACACCCATATGAGTGTTTTAAGCTCACCAAATCCAGTTATAAATCGAGGAATAGCATTGCACAATATAATAATGCTCATAACGCACGCCTTAGGGGGCGAAGCTTACCTTAACTTTATAG GTAATGAGTTTGGACATCCAGAATGGTTAGATTTTCCACGTGtaggtaataataatagttatACTTATGCTAGAAGACAATGGAATCTAGCTGACGATGAACTGcttaaatacaaatatatgGGAAGTTGGGATGCAGCTGTGAATTCACTAGAGGAGAAGTATGGATGGTTACATTCAAATCCA GCTTATGTTTCCTGGAAACACGAAGATGATAAAATTATTGCGTTTGAACGAGCTGGATTAgtttttgtatttaattttcatcCGTCAAAGTCGTTTGCTGATTACCCTGTGGGAGTAGACCGTGCTGGAACTTACAAAGTAATTTTAAGCAGCGATGATACAGAGTATGGTGGTGAGAATCGGATCGATTCGAAAGTTTCACATTTTACGAAACCAGAACCGTTTGCTAATAGAGCAAACAGAATGTTTGTATACGCACCGTGTCGTACTGCCATAATTTATGCAACTG ATTGTTAG
- the LOC100118503 gene encoding BLOC-1-related complex subunit 6 isoform X1, whose product MNVDVSENGKPNQLANRTEAHPEATDYDDDRLQEMTASYSEISFDSPSSPPASDIRSLIDSPDLSNGMYLTDKTNRPDCLDLRNTDELEISNSGCDPISYEKAMGYLQSEGTVMKEGDMVLFVAEDLENKIKLSSPIAKKGETSFLDSRNSTPCLYRQALTPQLPALDHNILNELENEARKVATSVDSITENLAAILHSASALTVGCLETYRDAVCKTCDAVDYNIKSMYQLMAKCEELSKSMSVLYKMSEKVKDMKKMLELFENTMNS is encoded by the exons ATGAATGTGGATGTTAGTGAAAATGGTAAACCAAATCAATTGGCAAATCGTACTGAAGCTCATCCAGAGGCAACTGATTATGATGATGACAGA TTGCAAGAAATGACTGCATCTTACTCGGAAATATCATTTGATTCTCCATCATCACCACCTGCTTCAGATATAAGATCACTTATTGATTCACCAGACTTGAGCAATGGAATGTATCTTACGGATAAAACTAATAGACCAGATTGTTTAGACTTGAGAAATACGGATGAACTTGAGATAAGTAATAGTGGCTGTGATCCAATAAGCTATGAAAAAGCAATGGGTTATTTACAATCTGAAGGAACTGTAATGAAAGAAGGTGATATGGTGCTATTTGTGGCAGAAGATttagagaataaaataaagctatCTAGTCCAATcgcaaaaaaaggagaaacATCCTTTTTAGATTCAAGGAATTCTACACCTTGTCTCTATAGACAAGCTCTAACACCTCAATTACCTGCCTTGGATCATAATATACTCAATGAGCTGGAAAATGAGGCGAGGAAAGTGGCCACATCAGTAGATTCAATAACAGAAAATTTAGCAGCAATTTTGCATAGC GCGTCTGCGCTCACAGTTGGCTGTTTAGAAACGTATCGGGATGCTGTATGCAAAACATGCGATGCAGTTGATTATAACATAAAATCGATGTATCAGTTGATGGCTAAATGCGAGGAACTGTCTAAATCTATGAGCGTTCTTTACAAGATGTCAGAAAAAGT GAAggatatgaaaaaaatgttggaaCTATTTGAAAATACAATGAATTCTTAA
- the LOC100118503 gene encoding BLOC-1-related complex subunit 6 isoform X2 encodes MTASYSEISFDSPSSPPASDIRSLIDSPDLSNGMYLTDKTNRPDCLDLRNTDELEISNSGCDPISYEKAMGYLQSEGTVMKEGDMVLFVAEDLENKIKLSSPIAKKGETSFLDSRNSTPCLYRQALTPQLPALDHNILNELENEARKVATSVDSITENLAAILHSASALTVGCLETYRDAVCKTCDAVDYNIKSMYQLMAKCEELSKSMSVLYKMSEKVKDMKKMLELFENTMNS; translated from the exons ATGACTGCATCTTACTCGGAAATATCATTTGATTCTCCATCATCACCACCTGCTTCAGATATAAGATCACTTATTGATTCACCAGACTTGAGCAATGGAATGTATCTTACGGATAAAACTAATAGACCAGATTGTTTAGACTTGAGAAATACGGATGAACTTGAGATAAGTAATAGTGGCTGTGATCCAATAAGCTATGAAAAAGCAATGGGTTATTTACAATCTGAAGGAACTGTAATGAAAGAAGGTGATATGGTGCTATTTGTGGCAGAAGATttagagaataaaataaagctatCTAGTCCAATcgcaaaaaaaggagaaacATCCTTTTTAGATTCAAGGAATTCTACACCTTGTCTCTATAGACAAGCTCTAACACCTCAATTACCTGCCTTGGATCATAATATACTCAATGAGCTGGAAAATGAGGCGAGGAAAGTGGCCACATCAGTAGATTCAATAACAGAAAATTTAGCAGCAATTTTGCATAGC GCGTCTGCGCTCACAGTTGGCTGTTTAGAAACGTATCGGGATGCTGTATGCAAAACATGCGATGCAGTTGATTATAACATAAAATCGATGTATCAGTTGATGGCTAAATGCGAGGAACTGTCTAAATCTATGAGCGTTCTTTACAAGATGTCAGAAAAAGT GAAggatatgaaaaaaatgttggaaCTATTTGAAAATACAATGAATTCTTAA